Proteins found in one Aspergillus chevalieri M1 DNA, chromosome 2, nearly complete sequence genomic segment:
- a CDS encoding EKC/KEOPS complex subunit CGI121/TPRKB (COG:K;~EggNog:ENOG410PPXT;~InterPro:IPR013926,IPR036504;~PFAM:PF08617): MSALETINLSHLPASLPIHVGLYRDLQNAPFLRQQLISGNSDFEYALIDASMILSRTHALSAVFRAVNDYMNARLKSRNVHSEIVFSLSPANNIADSFRKFGITDSTKDLLVVKVSVTPEITHESVATHLGASIEGSAVPFNDETLAAISDVAKIKKAYKLGSLAPTPAKTNDVENHERRRLETALLGAIALRGAL; the protein is encoded by the exons ATGTCCGCATTAGAGACAATCAACCTCTCTCACCTGCCTGCATCTTTGCCGATTCACGTCGGGCTCTATAGGGATTTGCAGAACGCGCCTTTCCTTCGGCAACAGCTTATTTCAGGAAACTCTGATTTTGAATATGCCCTTATTGACGCGAGCATG ATCCTGTCAAGGACCCATGCTCTCTCAGCGGTCTTCCGGGCTGTCAATGATTATATGAATGCGCGCCTCAAGTCGCGCAACGTTCACTCGGAGATAGTCTTCTCTCTCAGCCCTGCGAATAAT ATTGCTGATTCTTTCCGGAAATTCGGCATCACGGACTCCACGAAAGATCTACTAGTGGTGAAGGTGTCTGTCACTCCTGAGATTACCCATGAGTCAGTGGCAACACACCTCGGAGCTTCCATCGAAGGCTCtgccgtgccattcaatgaCGAAACACTTGCCGCAATTTCAGATGTCGCAAAGATTAAGAAGGCTTACAAGCTAGGTAGCTTGGCTCCTACACCTGCAAAGACGAATGATGTCGAGAATCACGAGAGACGACGGTTGGAGACTGCCCttttgggagctattgcgtTGCGAGGAGCACTATGA